A single window of Pseudarthrobacter defluvii DNA harbors:
- a CDS encoding alpha/beta hydrolase, with protein MVHRHRYYYGDDPSQWGELFLPDLPAGGKYQGVVVVIHGGYWRPQYGAELGEPLAKDLAEHGMAAWNLEYRRAGNGGGWPGTFQDILAGIDKLAALAAPHSLDLGKVVALGHSAGGHLAVWAAGRDRIEGLGPEAGQVGNSDDGVRLTGVVSQSGVLNLAEAERLRLSNGAVANLLGGPSSDFPGRHRVADPMAALPLDVPVHAVHATEDVDVPLSMSTTYVDASRSGPVPAELVMAPGDHFSLIDVDAEAYVTCRELVHKLLH; from the coding sequence ATGGTGCACCGGCACAGGTATTACTACGGCGACGACCCCAGCCAGTGGGGCGAACTTTTCCTGCCCGATCTCCCTGCAGGCGGGAAATATCAGGGCGTAGTGGTGGTGATCCACGGCGGCTACTGGCGCCCGCAATATGGGGCCGAACTCGGTGAGCCGTTGGCGAAGGACCTGGCGGAGCACGGCATGGCCGCCTGGAACCTGGAATACCGGCGCGCGGGCAACGGCGGGGGATGGCCGGGCACCTTCCAGGACATCCTGGCGGGCATCGACAAGCTCGCCGCGTTGGCCGCTCCCCACTCGCTGGACCTGGGGAAAGTGGTGGCGCTGGGGCATTCGGCCGGCGGGCACCTGGCGGTGTGGGCTGCGGGCAGGGACCGGATTGAGGGGCTTGGGCCGGAGGCCGGCCAGGTGGGGAACAGCGACGACGGCGTCCGGCTCACCGGCGTGGTGAGCCAGTCAGGCGTGCTCAACCTGGCCGAGGCCGAACGCCTCCGCCTCAGCAACGGTGCGGTGGCCAACCTGCTGGGCGGCCCGTCGTCGGACTTTCCGGGCCGGCACCGCGTTGCCGACCCCATGGCAGCGCTGCCGCTGGACGTTCCCGTCCACGCCGTCCACGCCACGGAGGATGTGGATGTGCCGCTGAGCATGTCCACGACGTATGTGGACGCGAGCCGTTCCGGGCCGGTCCCGGCGGAGCTGGTCATGGCGCCGGGGGACCATTTCTCCCTGATCGACGTCGACGCGGAAGCTTACGTGACGTGCCGGGAACTGGTGCATAAGCTGCTGCACTGA
- a CDS encoding cyclodeaminase/cyclohydrolase family protein, with amino-acid sequence MEKPEVTTQDSTVEEWTRALAESTGSPGGGAGTGLMLAVAASLTSMVAGYSKDDGGEPDRIRERAQALRQEALRLADEDASASKAFGAAFRLEPGEERDEAIRRVSVEAAAASAVLGERAIEAIDDLAWLATSGNRALVADVVVAFGALRAAMAGARTNVSFDLGSLRSAGTGLEQVREQHPDLWAAVEKLNAAMDRIDELTTAIDHRAAPTDAV; translated from the coding sequence ATGGAAAAGCCTGAAGTGACCACGCAGGACTCGACAGTCGAGGAATGGACGCGCGCGCTGGCGGAGTCCACGGGCTCCCCGGGCGGAGGGGCGGGCACGGGGCTGATGCTGGCGGTGGCGGCGTCGCTGACGTCCATGGTTGCCGGGTACAGCAAGGACGACGGCGGGGAGCCGGACCGGATCCGTGAGCGGGCCCAGGCGCTGCGCCAGGAAGCCCTTCGGCTGGCTGATGAGGACGCCTCCGCTTCCAAAGCGTTCGGGGCCGCCTTCCGCCTGGAACCCGGCGAGGAACGGGACGAAGCCATCCGCCGCGTATCCGTTGAAGCTGCGGCCGCATCCGCTGTCCTGGGCGAGCGCGCCATCGAAGCCATCGACGACCTCGCCTGGCTGGCAACCAGCGGCAACCGCGCGCTGGTGGCGGACGTCGTCGTCGCATTCGGTGCCCTCCGCGCCGCGATGGCCGGGGCGCGGACCAATGTCAGCTTCGACCTCGGCTCGCTCCGGTCGGCCGGCACCGGCCTGGAACAGGTCCGCGAGCAGCACCCGGACCTGTGGGCCGCCGTCGAGAAACTCAACGCCGCCATGGACCGGATTGACGAGCTGACCACCGCCATTGATCACCGCGCCGCTCCCACGGATGCCGTCTGA
- a CDS encoding SDR family NAD(P)-dependent oxidoreductase, translating to MARVFITGSTDGLGRAAAASLLEAGHEVIVHARSSHRIPAVQHLLDRGAQCVTGDLAVVDEVRKIADQANGIGRIDAVIHNAGVLNGAALLPVNVVAPYLLTALIPGPRRLIYLSSGMHRGGDPGMDGLDWAGRTTTASYSTTKLHVTALSAAVARLFPNVASNAVDPGWVPTRMGGRSAPDSLELGHRTQDWLATSDDPAALTTGGYWYHQRHQTPHPAANDPQFQDALMAQLATHTGVTFPESTAP from the coding sequence ATGGCACGCGTCTTCATCACCGGATCCACGGACGGACTGGGCCGGGCTGCCGCAGCATCGCTGCTCGAGGCCGGCCACGAGGTGATCGTCCATGCACGGTCCTCCCACCGGATCCCCGCTGTCCAGCACCTGCTGGACCGCGGGGCGCAGTGCGTGACCGGGGACCTCGCCGTCGTGGACGAGGTCCGAAAGATCGCAGACCAGGCGAATGGGATCGGCCGCATCGATGCCGTCATCCACAACGCCGGGGTCCTGAACGGCGCGGCGCTGCTGCCCGTGAATGTCGTCGCCCCGTACCTGCTGACCGCCCTCATTCCCGGCCCCCGTCGGCTCATCTACCTGAGCAGCGGGATGCACCGCGGCGGCGACCCCGGCATGGACGGCCTTGACTGGGCAGGACGTACGACGACGGCCTCCTACTCCACCACCAAGCTGCACGTCACTGCGCTGTCCGCAGCGGTGGCGCGGCTTTTCCCGAACGTCGCCAGCAATGCCGTGGATCCGGGCTGGGTGCCCACCCGCATGGGCGGCCGCTCAGCGCCGGACAGCCTGGAACTCGGCCACCGAACGCAGGACTGGCTGGCCACCAGCGACGATCCCGCGGCCTTGACCACCGGCGGCTACTGGTACCACCAGCGCCACCAAACCCCGCATCCGGCCGCCAATGATCCCCAGTTCCAGGATGCCCTGATGGCGCAGCTCGCCACTCACACTGGGGTCACTTTTCCGGAGTCGACTGCTCCGTAA
- a CDS encoding ribokinase, with protein sequence MSAAAGTSGRIVVVGSLNADLTIYCERLPQPGETVHGNGFAVNPGGKSANQAVAAARLGGHVSLVGAVGEDPNGAMLEASVAGAGVDVSHVRGSSEPTGVAVIAVDARGENNIIISAGANGTLSPADVARAADVMDDAAVVSLCLEVSTETVLAAAQAGHDAGATVLLNLSPYAEIPSALAELADVLLVNAHEAALFLGSSVPGAGASAADWDAARSRFADRGIRQILVTLGSNGSVVLDSHAAPGSQVTFVQPTQVHAVDTTGAGDAFTGAVAVRLAAGDALADAAAFASVAAALATTRKGTQAAYPEAAGVERRLGTS encoded by the coding sequence GTGAGTGCGGCAGCAGGCACTTCCGGCCGGATCGTCGTCGTCGGGTCCCTCAACGCCGACCTCACCATCTACTGCGAACGCCTCCCGCAGCCCGGTGAGACGGTCCATGGCAACGGGTTCGCGGTGAATCCCGGCGGCAAGAGCGCCAACCAGGCCGTGGCCGCAGCCCGGCTGGGCGGCCACGTCAGCCTGGTGGGCGCGGTGGGGGAGGACCCCAACGGTGCCATGCTTGAGGCTTCCGTGGCCGGCGCGGGCGTGGACGTCAGCCACGTGCGGGGGTCCAGCGAGCCTACCGGGGTGGCCGTCATCGCGGTGGATGCCCGCGGCGAGAACAACATCATCATTTCCGCCGGCGCCAACGGAACATTGTCCCCGGCCGACGTGGCCCGGGCGGCGGACGTGATGGACGACGCCGCAGTGGTGAGCCTGTGCCTGGAAGTCAGCACGGAGACCGTGCTGGCGGCAGCGCAGGCAGGGCACGACGCCGGCGCAACAGTTTTGCTGAACCTGTCGCCTTATGCGGAGATCCCGTCAGCCCTGGCCGAGTTGGCGGACGTCCTGCTGGTCAACGCGCACGAGGCCGCGCTGTTCCTCGGGTCTTCGGTTCCCGGTGCCGGTGCTTCCGCTGCGGACTGGGACGCGGCGCGCTCCCGGTTCGCGGACCGCGGGATTCGGCAGATCTTGGTGACGCTGGGTTCGAACGGTTCGGTGGTGCTGGACTCGCATGCCGCGCCCGGCTCCCAAGTGACGTTCGTCCAGCCCACCCAGGTGCACGCCGTCGACACCACCGGAGCCGGGGACGCCTTCACCGGCGCCGTGGCCGTGCGGCTGGCGGCGGGCGATGCGCTCGCCGATGCTGCCGCATTCGCCTCTGTTGCCGCGGCTTTGGCGACCACCCGTAAAGGGACCCAGGCGGCGTACCCGGAAGCGGCCGGCGTCGAACGCCGCCTCGGCACCTCTTAA